In a single window of the Arthrobacter sp. StoSoilA2 genome:
- a CDS encoding glycosyltransferase 87 family protein: MGDKDMALPGVDLQAKAEAGKSASTASKTLRWLPWALLIGPVWLMLAGWSKEGLDFSVYWFGGSILNEAGASPSDLYGPSVAAAGGPDLPFTYPPFAALIFGLLALWPQPAALMLFNVAGVAIAGWVAATIVKYWASKHDWRTALSSARARWIAGALFLAVLFLGPWRETLAFGQINILLMGLMAVDLLGASGRRGFRGSGFLVGIAAGIKLTPLVFGLYFLMRKDWRGLANMSIGFAGTVLLAWVVRPAESLQFWLEILPDTSRIGGAGYVDNLSIKGALLHFGVPQDSVTVPWLALSLGTVVLAAFLIRAASLQGARVIAIATTALTMLLISPVSWSHHWVWMAIVLPAFAWTIKETPGRYRAQRILMTAVLAVSTLVFFYSPKTIGTALGAADLNVQTPGLWIMASSAGVFCAVVILVCWLVALRRDAVLPDGVPARLRQWAMARR; the protein is encoded by the coding sequence TTGGGGGACAAAGACATGGCACTGCCCGGCGTCGATTTACAGGCTAAGGCGGAAGCCGGGAAGTCTGCATCCACCGCTTCAAAGACACTCCGTTGGCTCCCGTGGGCGCTCTTGATCGGGCCCGTGTGGCTGATGCTTGCTGGCTGGAGTAAGGAGGGCCTGGACTTCAGTGTCTACTGGTTCGGCGGAAGCATCCTCAACGAGGCCGGTGCCTCGCCCTCGGACTTGTACGGCCCAAGTGTTGCCGCCGCCGGAGGACCGGATCTTCCCTTTACCTATCCGCCGTTCGCAGCGCTCATCTTTGGCTTGTTGGCACTCTGGCCGCAACCCGCCGCGCTGATGCTGTTCAACGTGGCCGGCGTAGCGATTGCCGGCTGGGTCGCCGCCACCATAGTGAAGTACTGGGCCTCCAAGCACGACTGGCGAACTGCATTGTCATCCGCCCGCGCCCGCTGGATTGCCGGGGCGCTGTTCCTGGCTGTCCTGTTCCTTGGTCCGTGGCGTGAAACGCTGGCGTTCGGCCAGATCAACATCCTGCTCATGGGCTTGATGGCTGTCGACTTGCTGGGCGCCTCCGGGCGCCGGGGGTTCCGTGGCAGCGGCTTCCTGGTGGGCATAGCGGCGGGTATCAAGCTCACGCCCCTTGTCTTTGGCCTGTACTTCCTGATGCGTAAGGACTGGCGTGGACTGGCCAACATGTCCATCGGTTTCGCCGGTACCGTCCTCCTGGCATGGGTGGTTCGGCCAGCCGAGTCGCTGCAGTTCTGGCTGGAGATACTCCCTGACACGTCCCGGATCGGCGGCGCCGGCTACGTGGACAACCTCTCGATAAAGGGCGCGTTGCTTCACTTCGGCGTGCCGCAGGATTCAGTGACGGTTCCCTGGCTAGCGCTCAGCCTTGGCACGGTGGTGCTCGCGGCCTTCCTGATCCGCGCGGCCAGCTTGCAGGGAGCCCGCGTCATTGCAATAGCGACGACGGCACTGACCATGCTGCTCATCAGCCCCGTCTCGTGGTCCCACCACTGGGTCTGGATGGCAATCGTTCTGCCGGCCTTCGCCTGGACCATCAAGGAAACCCCGGGCCGGTACAGGGCGCAGAGAATTCTGATGACCGCTGTGCTGGCCGTTTCCACGCTGGTCTTCTTTTATTCTCCAAAGACCATCGGCACGGCTCTGGGTGCCGCGGACCTCAACGTCCAGACGCCGGGGCTGTGGATCATGGCATCGAGCGCAGGGGTGTTCTGCGCCGTGGTGATCCTGGTCTGCTGGCTTGTGGCGCTGCGGCGGGATGCCGTCCTGCCGGATGGCGTGCCTGCCCGGCTCCGCCAGTGGGCCATGGCACGGCGCTGA
- a CDS encoding MFS transporter has protein sequence MTAPDVTGTPATSASVATGKRPTGTKPGRRPSRRLHPAWIVGAVAFLALVGAAGFRAAPGVLMVPLQQEFGWSTTVLSLAVSINLVLFGLTAPFAAALMERFGIRKVTALALCLIGLGSALTVLVNQSWQILLTWGVLIGLGTGSMALVFAATIANTWFAKSRGLVIGILTAGSAAGQLVFLPFIAALAQNPGWRGASLLIAAGALAVVPLVLRWLRNSPADVGVLPYGAEAPDASPAGSKTTTPGVAVASTASAAAKPDSANAAVRALQVLKRASKVRTFWALAAGFAICGATTNGLIGTHFIPSAHDHGMPETTAAGLLAVVGIFDIVGTIASGWLTDRFNPKVLLAVYYQFRGIGLLVLPLLLGSSVEPSMIIFVVVYGLDWVATVPPTAAICRSVFGADGSVVFGWVFAAHQLGAAAAALAAGFIRDATGHYNYAWLGAAAMCTVAAVISATIRKDAARKQPVVVADAPAAPTN, from the coding sequence ATGACCGCTCCTGATGTCACCGGAACTCCGGCAACCTCCGCAAGTGTCGCCACCGGCAAGCGCCCCACGGGCACCAAGCCTGGCCGTCGACCCAGCCGCAGGCTGCACCCTGCCTGGATCGTGGGCGCCGTAGCTTTCCTCGCCCTGGTTGGGGCGGCCGGCTTCAGGGCCGCGCCCGGAGTGCTGATGGTCCCGCTGCAGCAGGAATTCGGCTGGTCCACCACAGTGTTGTCCCTTGCGGTAAGCATCAACCTCGTCCTGTTCGGTCTGACGGCACCATTCGCCGCGGCCTTGATGGAACGCTTCGGCATACGCAAAGTCACCGCGCTAGCGCTTTGCCTGATTGGCCTGGGCTCAGCGCTAACTGTGTTGGTGAACCAGTCCTGGCAGATCCTGCTCACGTGGGGCGTGCTGATTGGCCTCGGAACGGGATCCATGGCCCTCGTCTTCGCAGCCACCATCGCGAACACCTGGTTCGCCAAGAGCCGTGGCCTGGTGATCGGCATCCTGACCGCCGGCAGCGCCGCTGGCCAGCTTGTCTTCCTGCCCTTCATCGCAGCCCTGGCGCAGAACCCGGGCTGGCGGGGCGCGTCGCTGCTCATCGCCGCCGGGGCGCTCGCTGTTGTGCCGCTGGTCCTGAGGTGGCTGCGGAACTCACCCGCCGACGTCGGGGTGTTGCCTTATGGTGCGGAAGCACCTGACGCCAGTCCCGCCGGTTCAAAGACCACGACGCCGGGTGTTGCAGTTGCGTCGACGGCTTCCGCAGCAGCCAAGCCGGATTCGGCGAACGCGGCTGTCCGGGCATTGCAGGTCCTTAAGCGTGCCAGCAAAGTCCGCACGTTCTGGGCATTGGCGGCGGGCTTCGCTATTTGTGGAGCGACAACCAACGGGCTCATCGGCACACACTTCATTCCCTCAGCTCACGATCACGGGATGCCCGAAACCACAGCGGCGGGCTTGTTGGCCGTCGTCGGGATCTTCGACATCGTGGGGACCATCGCATCCGGTTGGCTGACGGACCGTTTCAACCCCAAGGTCCTGTTGGCGGTGTACTACCAGTTCCGGGGGATCGGGCTTCTGGTGCTGCCGCTGCTGCTGGGCTCATCCGTGGAACCGAGCATGATCATCTTCGTCGTGGTCTACGGCTTGGACTGGGTGGCCACAGTGCCTCCGACCGCGGCCATCTGCCGCTCGGTGTTCGGCGCCGATGGCTCAGTGGTTTTCGGCTGGGTGTTCGCGGCGCATCAACTCGGAGCGGCTGCCGCCGCACTGGCTGCTGGTTTCATCCGCGATGCCACCGGCCACTACAACTACGCGTGGCTGGGCGCGGCTGCAATGTGCACGGTGGCTGCAGTGATCAGCGCAACCATCCGCAAGGATGCGGCACGTAAGCAACCCGTGGTCGTCGCCGACGCGCCTGCCGCCCCAACCAACTAG
- a CDS encoding Tat pathway signal protein codes for MDPNEGAAGSGASGNGASGSGASGSGAAGGGQGPDAGKNPPKPPPWLVPKPELHPELIPPADDDTDKAPGASQPGTSQPGSSQPGASQPGPSKPAPGHPLPILDPFAKEREREAAQAEARKKRSRRRTVVVGLGVTALLAGTITAVVASSEQEADYAQVCFNDETGERVDDSQCNNSSSDGRGSAIYAWYFYSRGASVPAVGQNRNSYPSYTKTVPQGAKTSTGYSTKGGTVSRGGFGSSSKSGGSSGG; via the coding sequence ATGGACCCGAACGAAGGCGCCGCAGGCAGCGGCGCTTCAGGAAACGGCGCGTCGGGCAGCGGCGCGTCAGGCAGCGGTGCTGCAGGTGGTGGCCAAGGTCCGGACGCGGGCAAGAATCCGCCCAAGCCACCGCCGTGGCTGGTGCCCAAACCCGAGCTCCATCCGGAGCTGATCCCTCCTGCCGATGACGACACGGACAAAGCTCCTGGCGCATCCCAGCCCGGCACATCCCAGCCAGGCTCTTCCCAGCCCGGCGCATCCCAGCCCGGCCCTTCCAAGCCCGCGCCCGGCCATCCGCTCCCCATCCTTGACCCGTTCGCCAAGGAACGTGAACGCGAAGCAGCCCAAGCCGAGGCCCGGAAGAAGCGCTCCCGGCGCCGCACCGTCGTCGTGGGTCTGGGCGTGACGGCCCTTCTGGCCGGAACCATCACGGCCGTGGTCGCCAGCAGCGAACAAGAGGCCGACTACGCGCAGGTCTGTTTCAACGATGAAACCGGCGAGCGCGTGGACGATTCCCAGTGCAACAACAGCAGCTCCGATGGCCGCGGTTCCGCCATCTACGCCTGGTACTTCTACTCGCGGGGAGCCAGCGTGCCCGCTGTGGGACAGAACCGCAACTCCTACCCCAGCTACACGAAGACAGTTCCACAAGGCGCCAAGACTTCAACGGGCTACAGCACCAAGGGCGGCACAGTCAGCCGTGGCGGCTTTGGCAGCAGCTCCAAAAGCGGCGGAAGCTCGGGAGGCTAG
- a CDS encoding DUF4118 domain-containing protein, whose amino-acid sequence MPAPEAQSSDSDAVLLRLPAVRGIGRGRVVTGLVLALLLPPGVEVMVTVLGFRNFAMIMLLQLAAAVAVAAIGGLWPAVVAAVLGSFLLNYFSAEPVGSLSIADPTTLFTLVVFLAVACGVALAVGLASRRAQEAARSEAEATALSELALRILSSDGSLESFLEKVRGNLGMEAVTLLGSPGPDSVAVPGAPPQWRILASAGPNPPVTHAAADHAAVVDPHYTLLLRGGALSSQHQRLLAAFGAFVVAVRERQQLVKSRRDNLRLAEGNKMRTSILRAVSHDLRTPLAGIKLAVSSLRQEEVQFPPDVEKELLETIENYADRLDHLVDNLLDMSRITADAVNPLLAGTTWTEILPEALRGIPKDRIRSELQPNLPPVTADAGMLESVVANIVENAVKYAPGSDVVLTARAGAGITVGDKPASELRIVDHGSGVGHNEVLEMFQPFQRLGDSPAPVGGAGGGIGLGLAVAKGFTEAMGGTLMAEPTPGGGLTMVVTLPLWTGHGGGRA is encoded by the coding sequence ATGCCAGCTCCTGAAGCACAAAGCAGCGACTCCGACGCCGTTCTGCTGCGCCTTCCCGCTGTTCGGGGCATCGGCCGTGGACGCGTTGTGACGGGCCTTGTCCTTGCCCTGCTGTTGCCGCCGGGCGTCGAAGTCATGGTCACCGTTTTGGGCTTCCGAAACTTCGCCATGATCATGCTCCTTCAGCTGGCGGCGGCCGTGGCCGTTGCCGCAATCGGAGGCCTGTGGCCCGCCGTGGTCGCGGCGGTCCTGGGTAGTTTCCTGCTGAACTATTTTTCCGCCGAACCCGTGGGCTCCCTGTCCATCGCTGATCCAACCACCCTGTTTACCCTGGTGGTTTTCCTGGCCGTGGCTTGCGGCGTGGCGCTCGCGGTGGGACTGGCAAGCCGCAGGGCCCAGGAGGCTGCGAGGTCCGAGGCCGAGGCGACTGCCCTGAGCGAGTTGGCCCTGCGCATCCTCAGTTCCGACGGCAGCCTTGAATCCTTCCTTGAGAAAGTCCGCGGAAATCTCGGCATGGAGGCTGTGACGCTCTTGGGATCGCCGGGACCGGACAGCGTCGCAGTGCCGGGAGCACCGCCGCAGTGGCGGATTCTTGCGAGCGCCGGCCCCAATCCGCCGGTGACCCATGCTGCCGCGGACCATGCCGCCGTCGTCGATCCCCACTACACGCTGTTGTTGCGCGGTGGTGCGCTGTCCTCCCAACACCAGCGTCTGCTGGCGGCCTTCGGAGCGTTTGTGGTGGCTGTGCGTGAGCGGCAGCAGCTGGTCAAGAGCAGGCGGGACAACCTTCGCCTGGCCGAGGGAAACAAGATGCGGACGTCTATCCTTCGCGCCGTTTCCCATGATTTGAGGACGCCGTTGGCCGGAATCAAACTGGCTGTGAGCAGCTTGCGGCAGGAAGAGGTCCAGTTCCCTCCGGACGTGGAGAAGGAGTTGTTGGAGACGATCGAGAATTATGCGGACCGCCTTGACCATTTGGTGGACAACCTGCTGGATATGTCCCGGATTACCGCCGATGCCGTGAACCCTTTGCTCGCGGGCACCACCTGGACCGAAATATTGCCCGAGGCACTTCGAGGGATCCCGAAGGATCGGATACGCAGCGAGTTGCAACCCAACCTGCCGCCCGTAACAGCCGACGCCGGCATGTTGGAGAGCGTCGTGGCGAACATCGTTGAAAACGCGGTGAAGTACGCACCTGGTTCGGACGTTGTCCTGACTGCGCGTGCGGGTGCCGGGATAACGGTGGGGGACAAGCCTGCCAGCGAACTGAGGATCGTGGACCATGGCAGCGGGGTGGGACACAACGAGGTGCTTGAGATGTTCCAGCCCTTCCAGCGGCTTGGCGATTCGCCCGCCCCGGTAGGCGGCGCGGGCGGCGGAATCGGGTTGGGACTTGCGGTGGCCAAAGGCTTCACGGAAGCCATGGGCGGCACGCTCATGGCGGAGCCGACGCCAGGTGGCGGCTTGACCATGGTGGTTACGTTGCCGCTGTGGACCGGTCATGGGGGAGGCAGGGCATGA
- a CDS encoding acyl-CoA dehydrogenase family protein encodes MSDSTTNTSDVLALDSLLTSEELALRETVRDYTTQRIRPNIARWYEDAVFPREIVPELGELGVLGMHLEGYSCPGRTAVEYGLAAMELEAGDAGIRTFVSVQGSLAMTAIHKWGSEEQKEQWLPRMAAGELIGCFALTEPTAGSDPSSMATFARETSDGWVLNGAKRWIGLASIADVMVVWAQTDDGIRGFLVPAGTPGVTATPIEPKLSMRASIQCDIEFDGVRLGPEAILPGAVGLRGPFSCLNEARYGIAWGAMGAARDSYEAALEYAGSRLQFGRPLAGYQLTQEKLVNMLLEIQKGTMLALHLGRLKDAGHLQPHQISVGKLNNVREAIKIAREARTILGGNGVTLDYSPLRHANNLESVRTYEGTDEVHTLILGQHITGIGAFRG; translated from the coding sequence ATGAGCGATTCAACGACGAACACCTCGGATGTGCTGGCCCTTGATTCCCTGTTGACCAGCGAAGAGCTGGCCCTCCGCGAGACAGTGCGGGATTACACCACCCAGCGGATCCGGCCGAACATCGCGCGCTGGTATGAGGACGCAGTCTTTCCTCGGGAGATCGTGCCGGAGTTGGGCGAACTCGGCGTCCTGGGAATGCATCTGGAGGGTTACAGCTGCCCCGGACGCACCGCCGTCGAATATGGCCTGGCAGCCATGGAACTGGAGGCCGGCGATGCCGGGATCCGAACCTTTGTCTCAGTGCAGGGCTCGCTCGCGATGACGGCCATTCACAAGTGGGGCTCGGAGGAGCAGAAAGAACAGTGGCTGCCACGGATGGCCGCCGGTGAACTGATCGGCTGCTTTGCGTTGACGGAGCCGACGGCCGGTTCGGATCCATCATCGATGGCCACTTTCGCCCGGGAGACCTCCGACGGCTGGGTCCTCAACGGCGCCAAGCGCTGGATCGGACTCGCCTCAATTGCCGACGTCATGGTGGTGTGGGCCCAAACAGACGACGGCATCCGCGGCTTCCTGGTACCCGCGGGCACGCCGGGCGTAACGGCCACGCCGATCGAACCGAAACTCTCAATGCGCGCATCAATCCAATGCGACATAGAGTTCGACGGCGTAAGGCTGGGTCCGGAGGCAATCCTCCCGGGTGCCGTCGGACTTCGTGGACCGTTCTCCTGCCTGAACGAGGCCCGGTACGGCATCGCGTGGGGAGCGATGGGCGCAGCCCGCGACTCCTATGAGGCCGCCTTGGAGTATGCCGGCAGCCGGCTCCAGTTCGGGCGACCACTCGCTGGATACCAGTTGACGCAGGAGAAGCTGGTGAACATGCTCCTGGAGATCCAAAAGGGAACCATGCTCGCCCTGCACCTTGGCCGCCTGAAAGACGCCGGACACCTTCAGCCCCATCAGATCTCCGTGGGCAAGCTCAACAACGTCCGGGAGGCCATCAAGATCGCCCGGGAGGCCCGCACTATCCTGGGCGGCAACGGAGTCACCCTGGATTATTCGCCGCTGCGGCACGCCAACAACCTCGAATCAGTGCGCACCTATGAGGGCACTGATGAGGTTCACACCCTCATCCTTGGGCAGCACATCACGGGAATCGGCGCCTTCCGCGGCTGA
- a CDS encoding glycosyltransferase 87 family protein — MASSSPTVVSAAQRGWILTVAGVLTLAVAVWFLYTDYQPFLNDFEVYFYGGGKVLEGGDLYAVRDGLPFTYPPFAALLFAGLAAMGFFASSMVFIIAALAGAAVVAAWLARHYFGLKTWRSAFADYRFRTTALVGTGAILLLGPWRDTFVFGQINIILMGVILADFALYGKARAGLIRWPAGLLIGLAAGVKLTPLAFGLYFLVRRDFKALGWMAAGFFGSITIAWAILPQASLAFWTRILPDTGRIGGPAYVDNLSVKGLLLHFGMPDSTLTSVVWMILSLVLAALAAKVIKWAVDVDENFIAVSATAILMLLISPVSWSHHWVWVAVALPSMAFAMHRVPSRSGRMRTAGWIIVACSTVAFYMTPKNLAVWAGAAEWGKDPQTQWQLMVSSLGVVCGIALLVYWALAYRPSRTGLVPAGMPAGRVAS, encoded by the coding sequence GTGGCTTCTTCTTCACCCACGGTTGTTTCGGCTGCCCAGCGAGGCTGGATCCTGACCGTCGCAGGCGTGCTTACCCTCGCCGTCGCCGTTTGGTTCCTCTACACGGACTACCAGCCGTTCCTGAACGACTTCGAGGTCTATTTCTACGGCGGCGGCAAGGTTCTCGAAGGCGGGGATCTCTACGCTGTGCGCGATGGCCTTCCGTTTACGTACCCGCCGTTTGCGGCCCTGCTCTTTGCCGGCCTCGCCGCAATGGGTTTCTTCGCCAGCAGCATGGTCTTCATCATCGCGGCGCTGGCTGGCGCCGCAGTGGTGGCGGCCTGGTTGGCACGGCACTACTTCGGCCTGAAGACGTGGCGTTCAGCATTCGCCGACTATCGCTTCAGGACCACGGCTTTGGTGGGAACGGGAGCCATCCTGCTTCTGGGCCCGTGGCGGGACACGTTCGTTTTCGGCCAGATCAACATCATCCTCATGGGCGTGATCCTGGCGGACTTCGCGCTCTACGGTAAGGCGCGGGCGGGCCTGATCCGGTGGCCTGCAGGACTGTTGATCGGCCTGGCCGCAGGCGTGAAGCTCACGCCGCTGGCATTCGGACTGTATTTCCTGGTCCGCCGGGACTTCAAGGCCCTTGGATGGATGGCCGCTGGATTCTTCGGGTCCATCACCATCGCGTGGGCCATCCTCCCGCAAGCATCCCTGGCATTCTGGACCCGGATCCTCCCCGATACCGGGCGCATCGGCGGTCCCGCCTACGTGGACAACCTGTCCGTCAAGGGGCTGCTCCTGCACTTCGGCATGCCGGATTCCACTCTCACCAGCGTGGTGTGGATGATTCTTTCCCTGGTCCTGGCGGCCCTTGCAGCAAAGGTCATTAAGTGGGCCGTGGATGTTGACGAGAACTTCATCGCGGTCTCGGCCACGGCCATCCTGATGCTCCTGATCAGTCCCGTCTCCTGGTCCCACCACTGGGTCTGGGTGGCAGTAGCCCTGCCGAGCATGGCCTTCGCGATGCATCGGGTGCCGTCCCGCAGCGGGCGCATGCGGACGGCAGGGTGGATCATCGTGGCCTGTTCCACGGTTGCTTTCTATATGACGCCGAAGAACCTTGCCGTCTGGGCCGGTGCTGCCGAGTGGGGCAAGGACCCCCAGACGCAGTGGCAATTGATGGTGTCCAGCCTCGGTGTGGTGTGCGGAATCGCGCTGCTGGTGTACTGGGCCCTGGCTTACCGGCCTTCGCGCACGGGCCTCGTTCCAGCCGGGATGCCCGCTGGGCGCGTGGCTTCCTGA
- a CDS encoding APC family permease encodes MSTEISTPDGGSAGGDRTVVVPSKGLHAGILDLGDSVMLGLASTAPVYSLAATLGLIVAVNGNYTPLILVLGFIPVLFIAYAFRELNSALPDCGTTFFWARKAFGPWAAWLGGWGVALAGIVVLANLAQIAGKYLWLLVGDGSLAGNTWLVTATGVLFIAFMTYVNHRGIRLGEHVQRTLTYIQYISLGIFAVAIIVGIAGGAPGTADSSPTVQPFDLEWFNPAGAFADPSAVVHGVLLALFIYWGWDTCLALNEETENPAKTPGRGAVISAFVLVAIYVSVALLVMMYASVGTEGIGLGNEANQDDVFLAMKDVVLGPWGWLIVVAVLASVLSSTQTTILPTARGTLSMGVHGALPARFGKVHPRFQTPGFSTQVMGVAAVAYYVAMSFLSEDLLADSISAISLFIAFYYALTGFACVWFFRSTLRDSARNLWFRGILPFLGAVSLTVAFFISAVQMWDPEYGDTQIFGIGGAFVSGVLLLLLGVVLAIVCRFAPATRGFFTGEHTEVGLVRGE; translated from the coding sequence TTGAGCACTGAAATTTCGACGCCGGACGGCGGTTCAGCGGGCGGCGACCGTACCGTCGTCGTACCTTCCAAAGGCCTCCATGCAGGGATCCTGGACCTTGGCGACTCCGTCATGCTCGGTTTGGCATCCACGGCACCGGTGTATTCGCTGGCCGCTACGCTGGGGCTCATTGTTGCCGTCAACGGCAACTACACCCCCCTGATCCTGGTCCTTGGCTTCATCCCGGTGCTGTTCATCGCATACGCGTTCCGCGAGTTGAACAGTGCGCTCCCTGACTGTGGCACCACGTTCTTCTGGGCCCGCAAAGCCTTCGGGCCGTGGGCGGCCTGGCTGGGCGGCTGGGGCGTGGCGTTGGCCGGCATCGTGGTCCTCGCCAACCTGGCCCAAATTGCCGGGAAGTACCTATGGTTGCTGGTCGGCGACGGTTCCCTGGCAGGGAACACGTGGTTGGTGACCGCCACCGGGGTGTTGTTCATCGCCTTCATGACCTACGTGAACCACCGCGGGATACGGCTTGGCGAGCACGTCCAGCGGACCCTGACTTACATCCAGTACATCTCCCTGGGCATCTTTGCGGTGGCCATTATTGTTGGGATCGCCGGTGGCGCGCCTGGAACAGCCGACAGCAGCCCCACCGTCCAGCCTTTCGACCTTGAGTGGTTCAACCCCGCGGGTGCGTTCGCCGATCCCAGCGCCGTAGTTCATGGGGTTCTGCTGGCCCTGTTCATCTACTGGGGCTGGGACACCTGCCTGGCCCTGAACGAAGAGACGGAAAACCCTGCGAAGACTCCAGGCCGGGGTGCCGTTATTTCGGCGTTCGTCCTGGTGGCAATCTACGTCTCCGTGGCGCTGCTGGTCATGATGTACGCGAGTGTCGGGACCGAAGGCATTGGCCTGGGCAATGAAGCCAACCAGGATGACGTGTTCCTGGCCATGAAGGACGTAGTGCTGGGTCCCTGGGGTTGGCTGATCGTGGTGGCTGTGCTGGCATCCGTCCTGTCCTCAACGCAGACCACCATCCTCCCCACAGCCCGGGGAACGCTGTCCATGGGCGTGCACGGTGCCCTTCCGGCGCGGTTTGGCAAGGTCCACCCAAGGTTCCAGACACCGGGTTTCTCAACCCAGGTGATGGGTGTGGCTGCCGTGGCGTACTACGTGGCCATGAGCTTCCTCAGCGAGGACCTCCTTGCGGACTCCATCAGTGCCATCAGCCTGTTCATCGCGTTCTACTACGCCCTGACCGGTTTCGCGTGCGTGTGGTTCTTCCGCTCAACGCTCCGGGATTCTGCCCGCAACCTGTGGTTCCGCGGCATCCTGCCCTTCCTGGGAGCGGTGTCGCTGACTGTGGCGTTCTTCATTTCAGCGGTGCAAATGTGGGATCCGGAATACGGTGATACGCAGATCTTTGGGATCGGCGGAGCCTTTGTCAGCGGTGTCCTGCTTCTGCTCCTGGGTGTGGTGCTGGCCATCGTGTGCCGTTTCGCACCTGCCACGCGTGGCTTCTTCACCGGTGAACACACCGAGGTCGGGCTGGTGCGCGGCGAGTAG
- a CDS encoding helix-turn-helix domain-containing protein, translating into MPLRSDWSARTCSLARGLDVLGDPWGSLVLREIFFGNGRFDAIKQRLEVADNVLSKRLGWLLEAGLLAQRPYQDGARTRQEYVLTPKGEDALPVLNAIIIWAEKHLDAPNEVSHMRVVHTDCGQVTSSADTCTHCGVQLTAANTSWHSFTRSDHPMPLAVAPLSTTSPETEISA; encoded by the coding sequence ATGCCCTTACGATCCGACTGGTCCGCCCGCACGTGCAGCCTGGCCCGCGGCCTGGATGTCCTCGGTGATCCATGGGGGAGCTTGGTCCTGAGGGAGATCTTCTTCGGAAACGGCCGCTTCGACGCGATCAAGCAGCGCCTGGAAGTCGCGGACAACGTTCTCAGCAAACGTCTTGGATGGCTGCTCGAGGCGGGGCTGCTGGCGCAACGCCCCTACCAGGATGGTGCCCGAACCCGTCAGGAATATGTGCTGACACCCAAGGGCGAGGACGCTCTTCCCGTCCTCAACGCCATCATCATCTGGGCAGAGAAACACTTGGACGCCCCCAACGAGGTGTCCCATATGCGGGTGGTCCACACTGACTGCGGACAAGTCACCTCCTCTGCCGACACCTGCACCCACTGTGGCGTCCAGCTGACAGCTGCCAACACGAGCTGGCATAGCTTCACACGCAGCGACCATCCAATGCCCCTGGCCGTAGCACCCCTATCAACAACTTCCCCCGAAACGGAGATCTCCGCATGA
- a CDS encoding glutathionylspermidine synthase family protein, which translates to MRRLPSEPRPDWKKKIEEQGLVFSTTTMPDGRKIEYWNESAYYEFTMDEVETLEKTAEDMHLMCLEAAKFLATGAMGDIGIGQQALELAGESLQAGDMDIYGRFDFIYDGKGGPAKMLEYNADTPTGLIEASVAQWFWLQDVFPEKDQWNGIHEALIRQWKKLQFRTGMSTLHVAHSEAEESGEDWMTAAYMRDVASQGGWTTIGINMSDIGWDPNLNRFVDLDNFMISTMFKLYPWELMMKEPFGHRLLTRAHNPRWVEPAWKMLLSNKALLAALWHLYPGHGNLLPAYLGDPGPLKEWVAKPLHGREGDNIRIHATGIELQQPGGYGREGWCFQQYHALSDFDGNHPVLGLWVVDGESVGCGIRESDGPITDYFCRFVPNTIDAPAPAAPTTTSYGAAL; encoded by the coding sequence GTGCGGCGTTTGCCCTCCGAGCCCAGGCCGGACTGGAAAAAGAAGATCGAAGAACAAGGCCTGGTGTTTTCGACCACCACCATGCCCGATGGCCGCAAAATCGAGTACTGGAACGAGTCGGCGTATTACGAATTCACCATGGACGAGGTGGAGACCCTCGAGAAGACTGCCGAGGACATGCACCTCATGTGCCTGGAAGCGGCAAAGTTCCTCGCCACCGGGGCCATGGGAGATATTGGCATCGGCCAACAGGCGCTGGAGCTTGCCGGTGAGTCGTTGCAGGCGGGGGACATGGATATCTATGGGCGCTTCGACTTCATCTATGACGGCAAGGGTGGGCCGGCGAAGATGCTGGAGTACAACGCCGACACGCCCACAGGCCTTATTGAAGCCTCCGTTGCGCAGTGGTTCTGGCTGCAGGATGTGTTCCCGGAAAAGGACCAGTGGAACGGAATCCATGAGGCGCTGATCCGGCAATGGAAAAAACTGCAGTTCCGCACCGGGATGAGCACACTGCATGTGGCCCATTCGGAGGCCGAAGAGTCCGGCGAGGACTGGATGACTGCCGCCTACATGCGGGATGTGGCGAGCCAGGGTGGGTGGACGACCATCGGCATCAATATGTCGGATATCGGTTGGGACCCGAACCTGAACCGCTTTGTGGACCTGGACAATTTCATGATCAGCACCATGTTCAAGCTGTACCCGTGGGAACTGATGATGAAGGAACCTTTCGGGCACCGGCTGCTGACGCGGGCGCACAACCCCCGGTGGGTAGAGCCGGCGTGGAAGATGCTGCTCTCCAACAAAGCCCTGCTGGCTGCACTGTGGCACCTCTACCCCGGCCACGGGAACCTGCTGCCGGCCTACCTTGGCGATCCTGGCCCGCTCAAGGAATGGGTGGCCAAGCCCCTTCACGGCCGCGAGGGCGACAACATCCGTATCCATGCCACCGGCATCGAGCTGCAGCAGCCCGGCGGCTATGGCCGCGAAGGGTGGTGCTTCCAGCAGTACCACGCTCTCTCCGACTTCGATGGAAACCATCCGGTGCTTGGTCTGTGGGTGGTGGACGGCGAGTCCGTGGGCTGCGGCATCCGTGAATCCGATGGCCCCATCACGGACTATTTCTGCCGCTTCGTTCCCAACACCATTGATGCCCCGGCGCCTGCCGCGCCCACCACTACTTCTTATGGAGCTGCACTTTGA